From uncultured Roseateles sp., the proteins below share one genomic window:
- a CDS encoding organic hydroperoxide resistance protein, producing the protein MALDKVLYTAHATSTGGREGTSRSSDGVLDLTLSTPKELGGAGGPGTNPEQLFAAGYSACFIGAMKVVAGKMKVALPADTSIAADVSIGPIPAGFGIQVALNISIPGLDRATAEQLVHAAHQVCPYSNATRGNIDVALNIV; encoded by the coding sequence ATGGCTCTCGACAAAGTTCTGTACACCGCCCACGCCACTTCCACCGGCGGCCGCGAAGGCACTTCCCGCTCGTCGGATGGCGTGCTTGACCTGACCCTCAGCACGCCCAAGGAACTGGGCGGCGCCGGCGGCCCCGGCACCAACCCCGAGCAGCTGTTCGCCGCCGGCTACTCGGCCTGCTTCATCGGTGCGATGAAGGTCGTGGCCGGCAAGATGAAGGTTGCGCTGCCGGCAGACACCTCGATCGCCGCGGATGTCAGCATCGGCCCCATCCCCGCCGGCTTCGGCATTCAGGTGGCCTTGAACATCAGCATCCCCGGCCTGGACCGCGCCACGGCCGAGCAACTGGTGCATGCCGCCCATCAGGTCTGCCCGTACTCGAACGCCACCCGCGGCAATATCGACGTGGCACTGAACATCGTCTGA